One genomic region from Bacillus sp. SLBN-46 encodes:
- a CDS encoding DUF2249 domain-containing protein has protein sequence MEQRIIELDVREDLKNKLEPFQKIMEAVKECKTNDLFILHAPFKPVPLFSVLKAKGFTHEEEEIDKKHWKITFTKTR, from the coding sequence ATGGAACAACGAATTATTGAACTCGATGTCCGCGAGGATTTAAAAAATAAATTGGAACCTTTTCAAAAGATTATGGAGGCCGTTAAGGAGTGTAAAACAAATGATCTCTTTATCCTACATGCCCCGTTTAAACCAGTTCCACTTTTCAGCGTACTAAAGGCAAAAGGTTTTACCCATGAGGAAGAGGAAATTGATAAAAAACACTGGAAAATAACCTTTACAAAAACAAGATAA
- a CDS encoding carboxypeptidase M32 gives MSTKTIQIEKEFLDYVKKMTAYHEALGVIYWDLRTGAPKQGVEQRSEVIGMLSSEVFKMSTSEEMAAYIASLSKAEVDEKTKKILEECKKEYERNKKIPAEEYKEFVILQSKAESIWEEAKEKADFAMFSPYLEKLVEMTRRFISYWGHTEKRYDVLLDMYEPGMTTEVLDDVFGKLRERIVPLVKQISEADNKPTTDFLFKSFKKEKQREFSLEILAKMGYNFQAGRLDETVHPFAIGLNPGDVRVTTKYDENDFRTAIFGTIHEGGHALYEQNFSKELIGTPLCSAASMGIHESQSLFYENIVGRSLPFWKNNFDCLKKYADGQFDQVDSERFYRAINESKPSLIRIEADELTYPLHIIIRYEIEKGLFDGSMQVKDLPQIWNDMYEQYLGIVPKNDAEGILQDVHWAGGSFGYFPSYALGYMYAAQFKHKMLEEIPHFNQLVEEGDLLPIKEWLTKNIHQYGKLKKPLEILRDVTGEGLNAEYLIEYLIDKYQKVYQLQ, from the coding sequence GTGAGTACAAAAACTATTCAAATAGAAAAAGAGTTTTTGGATTATGTGAAAAAAATGACTGCCTATCATGAGGCACTTGGCGTTATTTATTGGGATTTAAGAACAGGAGCTCCCAAACAGGGGGTAGAACAGCGGTCAGAAGTAATCGGGATGTTATCTTCGGAAGTATTTAAAATGTCTACTTCTGAAGAAATGGCTGCGTACATAGCAAGTTTATCAAAAGCTGAAGTAGATGAAAAAACAAAAAAAATTCTTGAAGAGTGCAAAAAAGAGTATGAACGTAATAAAAAAATTCCAGCGGAAGAATACAAAGAGTTTGTGATCCTCCAATCCAAAGCTGAGAGTATATGGGAGGAAGCGAAAGAGAAAGCTGATTTTGCTATGTTTAGTCCGTATTTAGAAAAGCTGGTAGAGATGACAAGAAGGTTCATTAGTTACTGGGGGCATACGGAAAAGAGATATGATGTCTTATTAGATATGTATGAACCAGGGATGACGACAGAGGTCCTGGATGATGTATTTGGTAAACTTAGAGAGAGGATTGTTCCTTTAGTGAAGCAAATCTCTGAAGCCGATAATAAGCCAACAACAGATTTTCTTTTTAAGTCCTTCAAAAAGGAAAAGCAACGCGAGTTCAGCTTAGAGATTCTGGCAAAGATGGGCTATAACTTTCAGGCTGGAAGGCTGGATGAAACCGTTCATCCATTTGCGATTGGGCTGAATCCTGGGGATGTCCGTGTCACTACAAAGTATGATGAAAATGACTTTCGGACAGCTATATTTGGCACCATTCATGAGGGGGGCCACGCCTTATATGAACAAAACTTTTCAAAAGAATTAATCGGTACGCCGCTATGTTCTGCGGCATCCATGGGCATCCACGAATCCCAATCCCTATTCTACGAAAATATTGTTGGTAGAAGCCTTCCATTTTGGAAAAATAACTTTGACTGCCTAAAAAAATACGCAGATGGGCAATTTGATCAAGTAGATAGTGAAAGATTTTACAGAGCTATTAATGAATCTAAACCATCCCTTATTAGAATCGAAGCAGACGAATTAACTTATCCGCTTCATATCATTATTCGTTATGAAATTGAAAAAGGCTTATTTGATGGTTCCATGCAAGTGAAGGACCTGCCTCAGATTTGGAATGATATGTATGAACAGTACTTGGGAATTGTTCCGAAGAATGATGCGGAGGGTATTCTCCAGGATGTCCACTGGGCGGGAGGAAGCTTTGGATATTTCCCTTCCTATGCTTTAGGATATATGTATGCTGCGCAATTTAAGCATAAGATGCTTGAGGAAATCCCCCATTTTAACCAATTGGTAGAAGAAGGGGATTTGCTGCCGATTAAAGAGTGGTTAACGAAAAATATTCATCAATACGGAAAATTAAAGAAACCACTTGAAATTCTAAGAGATGTTACAGGTGAGGGCTTAAATGCAGAGTATTTAATTGAGTATCTCATTGATAAATATCAAAAGGTATATCAATTGCAGTGA
- a CDS encoding DUF2249 domain-containing protein, which translates to MILDNRGLEPPQPMMRTLAALETLNENEVLTIINDRRPMFLYEQLEELGYKQRTEQQNDGSFKIEIFR; encoded by the coding sequence GTGATATTAGATAATCGGGGGTTAGAACCCCCACAGCCAATGATGAGAACGTTAGCCGCATTAGAAACATTGAATGAAAATGAGGTTTTAACAATAATAAATGATAGAAGACCCATGTTTCTATACGAACAGTTGGAAGAATTGGGCTACAAGCAACGAACAGAACAACAAAATGACGGAAGTTTCAAGATTGAAATCTTCCGGTAA
- a CDS encoding ATP-dependent DNA helicase: protein MQNRMPFEISKTESFYDKLSEWIGDLFYDILPEAGFELRDEQIFMAFQLEKAFKDKKIMFAEAGVGTGKTIVYLLYSIMYARYTNRPAVIACADETLIEQLVKKEGDIAKLEKVLGLNIDVRLAKSRDQYLCLKKLDQVRNTDFSDDISEIYEKLPDFVHTGSSMQAFEKYGDRREFPSLSDDKWSHVNWDSLQDCFSCEKRHRCGLTLHREYYRHSTDLIICSHDFYMEHVWTKESRKREGQLPLLPEHSSVVFDEGHLLEYAAQKALSYRFTDYTLETLLTRLMENEVREKTLYTIDEALLENEAFFNTISQFSSQSIGSEKQIITKHPLVMKSCRKLLSTLQALEEELVFESELYVINEYDLRIVEEYLEQITYSLSLFLQELNGITWFEENRGERTLVIMPKMVEEVMREEVFSQKKPFIFSSATLANQKSFDYIAKSLGVQDYLSFSVSSPFNYDEKMKIYLPRFSPGNFIEKTKYLVKMIQKTEGRALILLNNKEELTYLKSKLLEAVPYPIYFEGDEEISTLVSKFQNEEQAILCSIHLWEGLDIPGRSLENVFIYSLPYPPNDPVFTAKREGVAHPFEEVDLPYMLLRLRQGIGRLIRSETDEGMVHILLDENIDSEVLQKVKNALPTEAKEQ, encoded by the coding sequence ATGCAAAATCGAATGCCGTTTGAAATCTCAAAAACAGAATCCTTTTATGACAAATTAAGTGAATGGATTGGCGATTTATTTTATGATATTTTGCCAGAAGCTGGCTTTGAATTAAGGGATGAGCAAATTTTCATGGCTTTTCAACTTGAAAAAGCGTTCAAGGACAAAAAAATAATGTTTGCTGAAGCCGGTGTAGGAACAGGAAAAACGATTGTTTATTTACTTTACTCGATTATGTACGCTCGATATACCAATAGACCTGCAGTGATTGCTTGTGCAGATGAAACGTTGATTGAACAGCTTGTGAAAAAAGAGGGCGACATTGCGAAACTGGAAAAAGTACTTGGATTAAATATTGATGTTCGCTTAGCAAAATCAAGGGATCAGTATTTATGTTTAAAGAAGCTTGATCAAGTGAGGAATACTGACTTTTCAGATGATATTTCTGAAATCTATGAGAAATTACCTGATTTTGTTCACACAGGAAGCTCTATGCAAGCATTTGAGAAATACGGTGACAGAAGGGAGTTTCCAAGTCTATCTGATGACAAATGGAGTCATGTTAATTGGGATTCCCTGCAAGATTGTTTTTCCTGTGAAAAACGCCATCGATGTGGTCTGACATTACACCGTGAATATTATCGTCATTCAACAGATCTAATTATCTGTTCCCATGATTTTTATATGGAACATGTTTGGACGAAAGAATCACGAAAACGAGAAGGACAGCTCCCATTATTACCTGAACATTCATCTGTTGTATTTGATGAAGGGCACTTACTTGAATATGCCGCACAAAAGGCATTAAGTTACCGCTTTACAGATTACACTTTGGAAACACTATTAACTAGGTTAATGGAAAACGAAGTACGTGAAAAGACATTGTATACGATTGATGAGGCTTTACTAGAGAATGAAGCATTTTTTAACACCATTTCACAATTTTCCTCTCAATCAATAGGCTCAGAAAAACAAATAATTACTAAACATCCATTAGTAATGAAATCTTGCAGAAAACTGCTCTCGACTCTTCAAGCGCTAGAAGAAGAGTTGGTTTTTGAAAGTGAATTATATGTTATTAATGAATATGACTTAAGAATTGTAGAGGAGTATTTAGAACAAATTACGTACTCATTATCACTTTTTCTACAAGAATTAAACGGAATTACTTGGTTTGAAGAGAACAGAGGTGAACGGACACTTGTCATTATGCCAAAAATGGTTGAAGAAGTGATGAGAGAAGAGGTATTTTCACAGAAGAAACCGTTTATTTTCTCATCAGCAACTCTGGCTAATCAAAAGTCCTTTGATTATATTGCTAAAAGTCTTGGTGTACAGGACTACCTGTCATTTTCTGTTTCATCGCCATTTAATTATGATGAAAAAATGAAAATCTATCTCCCGCGGTTTTCACCTGGCAATTTTATTGAAAAAACAAAATACCTTGTAAAAATGATTCAGAAAACCGAGGGTCGTGCACTTATCCTCTTAAATAATAAAGAAGAACTGACCTACTTAAAAAGTAAGCTATTAGAGGCTGTTCCATATCCAATTTATTTTGAAGGTGATGAAGAAATAAGTACGCTTGTTTCCAAGTTCCAAAATGAAGAGCAGGCAATTCTATGTTCTATTCATCTATGGGAAGGACTTGACATTCCAGGTAGATCACTTGAAAACGTGTTTATCTATTCCTTACCATATCCACCTAATGATCCTGTTTTTACTGCAAAAAGAGAGGGAGTTGCACATCCGTTTGAAGAGGTGGACTTACCTTATATGCTCCTTCGCCTGCGTCAGGGAATAGGACGTTTAATCAGGAGTGAAACCGACGAGGGAATGGTGCACATCCTATTAGATGAAAACATCGATTCTGAGGTTTTACAAAAAGTTAAGAATGCATTGCCTACCGAAGCAAAAGAACAATAA
- a CDS encoding DUF2249 domain-containing protein: MQTYAKVIHVPDYPPREKHPTIFNGFDELSSGETMMIVNDHDPRPLLYQFMMERPEQFSWEYLEEGPETWKVAISKK, translated from the coding sequence TTGCAAACATATGCAAAAGTAATCCATGTGCCAGACTACCCACCACGTGAAAAGCATCCAACAATCTTTAATGGATTTGATGAGCTATCATCAGGAGAAACCATGATGATTGTTAACGACCATGATCCGAGACCACTTTTATACCAGTTCATGATGGAGAGACCTGAACAATTTTCTTGGGAATACCTAGAAGAGGGTCCTGAAACATGGAAGGTTGCAATCAGTAAAAAGTAA
- a CDS encoding metal-sulfur cluster assembly factor, which yields MNVKEKVLEALKSVFDPELNINVVDLGLIYNVEVSDEADVTITMTLTTPGCPLHDSITTGVRYCVQGLEETRNVEVNLVWEPAWSPEKMTPEGLKLLGR from the coding sequence ATGAATGTAAAAGAAAAAGTACTAGAAGCATTAAAAAGTGTCTTCGATCCAGAATTAAATATAAATGTGGTTGACCTTGGGTTAATATATAATGTTGAAGTTTCTGATGAAGCTGATGTTACGATTACCATGACATTAACTACACCTGGCTGTCCGTTGCATGATAGCATCACAACAGGTGTCCGATATTGTGTTCAAGGACTGGAAGAAACAAGAAATGTGGAAGTTAATCTTGTTTGGGAACCAGCTTGGTCCCCAGAAAAAATGACACCAGAAGGCCTAAAGCTATTAGGACGGTAA
- a CDS encoding cbb3-type cytochrome c oxidase subunit I: protein MEIQRGTPTKKVVKANKNALLKSTLIITILLSFTVLLAGGYWIFKEQAPRPLEVTNEKGEVLFTKDSIMGGQAVFQKYGLMDYGTVLGHGSYMGPDYTAEALKIYTEGMQDFKANDEYGKEFTKLNADEKVIIKNKVIKEMRKNRYDSSKDTMELTNAQAFGLEKVRAYYKDIFTKGDGWGLKANLIKEKDMPTKDRAYVAKGDQITQISDFFFWTAWLSSTVRENDKITYTNNWPYYEDAGNQLSFSAIWWSGASITILILMIGIILYLFYRYQFGMQEAYKEGKFPHIDLRKMPVTNSQVKSGKYFTIVSVLFFVQCMFGALLAHYYIEPDSFFGMKWIHDVLPFNITKGYHLQLAIFWIATAWLGMGIYVAPLVGGYEPKKQGLLVDILFWALVVLVGGSMVGEWLGANGYLGNQWFLFGHTGWEYIELGRVWQLILILGMFIWLFIVFRGVKAGLKRETDRGGLIHLLFYSAIAVPAFYIFALFINPGTSFTFADYWRWWIIHLWVEGIFEVFAVVVIGFLMVQLGLVTKKSTVRQLYFQLILLLGSGVIGIGHHYYYNGSAEVWLGLGAVFSALEVIPLTLLILEAYEQYKMMREGGVNFPYKGTFWFLISVAIWNLVGAGVLGFLINLPAVSYFEHGQFLTPTHGHASMMGVYGMFAVAVLLYSLRNIVKPEAWNDKWIKISCILLNVGLAGMVFLSLLPVGFIQIKEAFYHGYAASRSASFLQKDIVQTLLTWRAVPDTIFLIGVLILVLFCIKALFNLRKPTHKEGEQLPVKDLSIDEE from the coding sequence ATGGAAATTCAGCGGGGAACACCGACAAAAAAAGTGGTAAAGGCAAATAAAAATGCCTTGTTGAAATCCACTTTAATTATTACCATTTTACTTAGTTTCACTGTCTTATTAGCTGGAGGCTATTGGATATTCAAGGAGCAGGCCCCTAGACCATTAGAGGTTACAAATGAAAAAGGCGAGGTATTATTTACTAAAGACTCCATTATGGGAGGTCAGGCAGTTTTTCAAAAATATGGTTTAATGGATTATGGAACTGTTTTAGGACACGGATCATACATGGGTCCAGACTATACGGCTGAAGCTTTAAAAATCTATACAGAAGGTATGCAGGATTTTAAAGCTAATGACGAATATGGCAAAGAGTTTACAAAATTAAATGCAGATGAAAAAGTCATTATTAAAAATAAAGTAATTAAAGAAATGCGTAAAAATAGATATGACAGCAGCAAAGATACAATGGAGCTAACAAATGCTCAAGCTTTTGGACTTGAGAAAGTGAGAGCCTACTATAAAGATATCTTTACAAAGGGTGACGGCTGGGGATTAAAGGCAAACCTTATTAAAGAAAAGGATATGCCTACTAAGGATCGTGCCTATGTTGCCAAGGGTGACCAGATTACACAAATTTCAGATTTCTTCTTTTGGACGGCGTGGCTCTCAAGTACCGTTCGTGAAAATGATAAAATCACCTATACAAATAACTGGCCATACTATGAGGACGCGGGAAATCAATTATCCTTCTCTGCTATCTGGTGGAGTGGTGCAAGTATAACCATACTTATTTTAATGATTGGTATTATTCTTTATTTATTCTATCGTTATCAGTTTGGTATGCAAGAGGCTTATAAAGAAGGCAAGTTTCCACATATTGATTTACGTAAAATGCCAGTGACAAATTCACAAGTAAAATCAGGGAAATATTTTACCATCGTATCTGTCTTATTCTTTGTTCAGTGTATGTTTGGTGCGTTACTTGCTCACTATTATATTGAACCTGATAGTTTCTTTGGAATGAAGTGGATCCATGACGTTCTTCCATTTAATATCACTAAAGGCTATCACTTACAGCTTGCTATATTCTGGATTGCAACAGCATGGCTAGGTATGGGGATTTATGTCGCTCCATTAGTCGGTGGGTATGAGCCTAAGAAACAAGGCTTATTGGTAGATATTTTATTCTGGGCTCTTGTTGTCCTTGTGGGCGGCAGTATGGTTGGAGAATGGCTTGGAGCAAATGGATATTTAGGAAATCAATGGTTCTTATTCGGTCACACGGGTTGGGAATATATTGAACTCGGCCGCGTATGGCAGCTCATATTAATTCTTGGTATGTTCATTTGGTTGTTCATTGTATTTAGAGGCGTTAAAGCAGGTCTAAAGCGGGAAACAGATCGCGGCGGACTTATCCACCTATTATTCTACTCAGCTATAGCTGTACCGGCATTCTATATCTTTGCATTATTTATCAATCCTGGTACTAGCTTCACATTCGCAGATTATTGGCGCTGGTGGATTATTCACTTATGGGTAGAAGGTATTTTTGAAGTTTTTGCAGTAGTTGTCATTGGTTTCTTAATGGTTCAATTAGGTCTTGTAACCAAGAAATCAACAGTGAGACAATTATACTTCCAATTAATCCTGCTATTAGGCAGCGGTGTAATCGGTATTGGTCACCACTATTATTATAACGGTTCTGCAGAAGTATGGTTAGGACTTGGCGCGGTGTTCTCAGCGTTAGAAGTTATCCCATTAACCTTGTTAATCCTTGAAGCATATGAGCAATACAAAATGATGCGTGAGGGTGGAGTTAATTTCCCTTATAAAGGTACCTTCTGGTTCTTAATCTCTGTAGCAATTTGGAACTTGGTTGGTGCAGGTGTACTTGGATTCTTAATCAACTTACCAGCAGTAAGCTATTTTGAACACGGACAATTCTTAACACCAACACACGGCCATGCATCAATGATGGGTGTATACGGAATGTTTGCAGTAGCAGTTCTATTGTATTCACTAAGAAACATTGTTAAGCCAGAGGCATGGAATGATAAATGGATTAAAATTAGCTGTATTTTATTAAATGTAGGTCTTGCAGGTATGGTATTCCTATCATTACTACCAGTTGGTTTCATTCAAATTAAAGAAGCCTTCTATCATGGTTATGCAGCAAGCCGCTCTGCATCATTCCTTCAAAAGGATATTGTGCAAACTCTACTAACATGGCGTGCGGTGCCTGACACCATTTTCCTAATTGGTGTGTTAATTTTAGTATTATTCTGTATAAAGGCACTCTTTAACTTACGTAAACCAACTCATAAGGAAGGAGAGCAGCTTCCTGTTAAAGATCTTTCTATCGACGAAGAGTAA
- a CDS encoding Crp/Fnr family transcriptional regulator, whose amino-acid sequence MKQEDIIKRLSEVPIFKELCTQELEPIVKIAQTRFYKHKMYVFMQDDPLDRVFFIHSGKIKIYKTDQAGKEQIISVLEPGEMFPHAGFFRKGNFPAHAEVMEDAHLVVIPIDKFEEILISYPELCIKLFKVLGEKIVDLQGRLEAQVLHNTYEQIILLLIRLCKTNGEQVGDRYRFTTQFTNRELANMIGTSRETVSRTLNQVKKKEYVTQDDEGYYLIDREALQQELFY is encoded by the coding sequence ATGAAGCAAGAGGATATTATCAAAAGACTGTCCGAGGTCCCAATCTTCAAGGAATTATGTACACAAGAACTTGAACCCATCGTAAAAATTGCACAAACCCGATTTTATAAACATAAGATGTATGTTTTCATGCAAGATGATCCACTTGATAGAGTCTTCTTTATTCATAGTGGAAAAATTAAAATCTATAAGACAGACCAAGCTGGGAAAGAACAAATTATATCCGTTCTCGAACCTGGAGAGATGTTTCCACATGCTGGATTTTTCAGAAAAGGTAATTTTCCCGCACACGCGGAAGTAATGGAAGATGCTCATTTAGTGGTAATTCCTATAGACAAGTTTGAAGAAATATTAATTTCCTATCCGGAGCTCTGCATTAAACTTTTTAAAGTGTTAGGCGAAAAAATTGTAGACCTTCAAGGAAGATTGGAAGCGCAAGTTCTTCATAACACATATGAACAGATCATTTTATTACTTATTAGATTGTGTAAAACTAACGGTGAACAGGTTGGAGATCGATATCGGTTTACTACACAATTTACGAATCGAGAATTAGCCAATATGATTGGTACTTCTAGGGAGACCGTTAGCCGCACTTTAAATCAAGTTAAAAAGAAAGAATACGTTACACAGGACGATGAGGGATATTACTTAATCGACCGTGAAGCACTTCAACAGGAATTATTCTATTAA